Below is a genomic region from Acinetobacter tibetensis.
CCTCGCGCCCAGTGCAGTTCGTGTTTGTATTACTGGGCACCATGAGTGCACAGCGTGGCCCCTTGTGGTGGGCAGCCCATCATCGTTATCACCACCGCTATACAGATTCTTCACAAGACCCACATTCATCTACCCACGGTTTTTGGTATAGCCATGTGGGCTGGTTTCTGAATGAATATAACTTTGCCACACGTAAAGAAGTCATCAAGGACTGGTTGAAATATCCGGAATTAATCTGGCTCGACCGATTTAGTCTAATGGTGGTGCTGCTGACCGCGGGTGGGATTTATGTGCTAGGAGAGTGGCTGGCCATCACTTGGCCACAACTCGGCACTTCTGGCTTGCAATTACTGGTCTGGGGATTTGTGGTCTCTACCGTGCTACTGATCCATGCGACCTTATGTATCAATTCACTGGCACATCATTACGGCAGCCGTGATTTTGACACTGATGATCAAAGCCGTAACAATTTATTCTTGTCTATCATTACCTTGGGCGAAGGTTGGCACAACAATCACCATTATTATGCAGGCAGTACCCGACAGGGCTTTTACTGGTGGCAGATTGATGTGACCTATTACCTACTAAAAATTATGTCTTGGCTCGGGATAGTTTGGGGCTTAAAGCCAATTCCAGCGCGGGTCTATGACGTCAGTAAAATTGCACAAGCTCGAAAACAGAGAAAAGCAGCCAAAACAGGCGCTCCTACTATTCATTCGAAGGAATCACCATGAAAATTGCGATTATTGGTTCAGGTATTTCCGGTTTGTATGCGGCTTGGAAATTAAGTAAAGTGCATGACGTTACCGTCTTTGAAAAGAATAACTACTTTGGCGGCCATACCGATACCCATCAGTTGAATATAGATGGCGAACAGGTCGCGGTGGACAGTGGCTTTATTGTATTTAATGAGCATAACTATCCACTGTTCTGTGCAATGCTCAAAGAACTCGGGATTCAATCGCAAAGCAGTGACATGGGCTTTTCGGTGAACAATCAGGTCACAGGTTTACAGTACAATCCTTCAAAAAAATTCTCGCTCTTGTTTAGACCGCAAAACTTCTTTAATGCCGATTTTCGCGTGATGTTGTCGGATCTGTTCCGTTTCTATGCTGCGAATAAAGAGATTGAGGTTGAACAGATTGATGCACAGCTCAGTATTGATGAGTATCTGAATCAGCATGACTATTCCGAAGCCTTTCGTCAGGAACATCTCTATCCGATGTGCGGGGCACTGTGGTCTTGTCCAGTAGAGCAAGCCGGACAGATTCCGTATAAATTTGTGGTGAGCTTTTTTCAGCACCATCGTATGTTACAGCTCAAAGACCGGCCTTCGTGGCTTACGGTCAAGGGGGGATCAGCGCGTTACGTCCGTGCTATTCAGGCCCAGTCGAATATGACTTTCCGCAAGACCGGTGTTCTGCATGTCTCGCGGAGTGCCAATGATGTAGTGATTGAAACTGTACAGGGCAGTGAACGTTTTGACTGGGTAATCTTTGCCAGCCATGCTGATGACAGCTTGAATTTACTCAAAGACCCGTCAGCGCAAGAGCTGGAGGTACTTGGAAAGTTTCGTTATCAAGATAACCGTATGGTGGTGCATTCCGATACCCATATCATGCCCAAATCCAGACGCCAGTGGGCCAGTTGGCATGTGCATGTGACCCCCAGTCGTGCATCCGAATTAACGCCATTCCAGCATAGTGGCATGCATTACGGTTTCAGTTACTGGATGAACCAGTTGCAAAACCTAAACTGTAAAACCCAAATCTTTGCCACACTCAATCCTAACTTTAACCTCAATCCAGAAAAAATATGGGTGGAACGGTATTACCGTCATCCAGTATTTGATGCTGCTGCGATTGAAGCACAACAACGTTGGGCCGAAGTCAATGGTCAGAACCGGACATCATATTGTGGTGCCTACTGGGGCTGGGGTTTTCATGAAGATGGCGCGCGTAGTGCTTCATGGGTCGTAAATCAGTTACTGCAACAGACTGAGCAGGCGGCTTAGGAGCACAGAATGCAAATGTATCCACTGGCTATCGCCGCTGCCGAAATTCGCCATCGCCGCTATTTGCCCCAATCGCATGCTTTTGAGGCGGAGCTTAGCTATTTATGGTTTGATCCAGATCAACTGGCAACTTTTACCCAAAAATCTTGGTTCTGGTCCTCTAGCCGCTGGAATTTCCTGACCTTGGATGAGCGTGATTTTCTGAACATGGAATATGGCTCAATTCGGCAGAAAGTTGCACGGTTACTGATCAAGCATGAAAACTATTTGTTACCGCATACCGCATCTATTCGTGTATTGGCTTTGCCGCGCACACTGGGTTTTCGTTTTAATTCTGTGGTGTTTTATCTGATCTTTGATGCGACCGATCAACTGATTTTTGTGCTGAGTGAAATCACCAATACGCCGTGGAATGAACGTCAGGTGTACATTCACGATTGTCGGCACAATGCCACTGAACATGCGCCTTACCAGAGCCACCAGTTTGATTTTAAAAAGGCCTTTCATGTGTCGCCATTCATGCCGATGTCACTGGATTACCGTTGGCGTTTTAGCTTTTCAGAACAGCAAAATGTGATTCATATGCAGTTGTTTGAACAAGAAATATTGCAATTTGATGCCACCATGAAATTTAAGCTACAAGCCATCACACTTCCTTCACAGCAACATCGATATGCTGTATTAAAAGTTCTTGAGCCCTTTAGGATGGTGAGCGGGATTTATCTACATGCTTTGCGCTTATGGAAAAAGAAAATTCCGTTTTATCGGCATCCTAAAAAAGAAAAAGGAAAGACATGACTATGAAAACACTGTTAATGGGAGAGCATACCGAACTGCCGATAGTCCTACGCCATATGCTGAAATTGCGTCATGGTCAGTTGATATTTAAAGGTATCTGGAACGGTCTGGTTGGGGAAAACTACAGCGACTTGCATGCAGTAATTCAAGTTCACGACGAACGCCTTATCGATTTGCTGTTCCGTAATGGTGTACTGGGGGCAGCAGAAGGCTTTATTCGTGGTTACTGGAGCAGTGAAGATCTGGTCAATGTAATTCGTATTCTAGCGCGTAATCGTGATGTGCTTGATCGGATGAATCAAAATGTAGTGGCAAAAGCCAGCCAGTTGGTACTCAAGGCTTGGTATAAATCTCGCAAGAATTCGATTGATGGTAGTCGTCAGAATATTGCTGAGCATTATGACTTGAGCAATGATTTTTTTAAATTGTTCTTAGATTCCAGCATGATGTATTCCAGTGCGGTGTTTAAAGATCCCTGTATGAGCTTGGAACAAGCTTCAGATTATAAAAAAGAACTGATCTGCCAGAAACTTCAATTGCAACCGATGGACCATTTGGTCGAAATTGGCAGCGGCTGGGGCGGTTTTGCCATTTATGCGGCTCAGCATTATGGCTGTAAGGTGACCACCATTACCATTTCCAAAGCTCAGTACGATGAAGCACTCGCCCGAGTTGCTGAAGCAGGGCTGTCTCATCGGGTGTCTGTACAGCTTCAGGACTACCGTTTACTCGAGGGTAAATACGACAAATTGGTGTCCATTGAAATGATTGAAGCAGTCGGTGAGCAATATTTACCAACTTATTTCCGAAAATGCCGTGAGCTCCTCAAGCCGAATGGTCTAGCCTTGATACAGGCGATTACGATTGAAGATGCACGCTATGTTAAAGCTTTAAATACGGTGGATTACATTAAGCGTTATATTTTCCCCGGTAGTTTTATTCCATGTATCAGTGTGATGACGCAAACGGCTTCTGAGCAAAAACTTCGTCTCAAACATCTGGAAGATATTGGCCAAAGCTACGCACAAACCCTGAAGTGCTGGCGCCAGCGTTTTTTGGAGCAGCGTGATCAAGTGCTGCAACTCGGCTTTGATGAGCGCTTTATCCGCATGTGGGATTTTTATCTGTGTTATTGCGAAGGTGGTTTTAGGGAAGGTGTGATCAGTGATGTGCATTTGCTGTTTGAAGCCAGTGCTTACTAAGCACAGATAAAACCGGAGGGCGACATGCTGCTAGATTTATTTTTGCTCAATGTCTTCATC
It encodes:
- a CDS encoding acyl-CoA desaturase; translation: MLKSLIRWIDSWSTTAQPEILNAENSKIQWLRILPFILLHLACLAVFWVGVSWFALGFMLMFYLIRMFSITAFFHRYLSHKTFQTSRPVQFVFVLLGTMSAQRGPLWWAAHHRYHHRYTDSSQDPHSSTHGFWYSHVGWFLNEYNFATRKEVIKDWLKYPELIWLDRFSLMVVLLTAGGIYVLGEWLAITWPQLGTSGLQLLVWGFVVSTVLLIHATLCINSLAHHYGSRDFDTDDQSRNNLFLSIITLGEGWHNNHHYYAGSTRQGFYWWQIDVTYYLLKIMSWLGIVWGLKPIPARVYDVSKIAQARKQRKAAKTGAPTIHSKESP
- a CDS encoding NAD(P)/FAD-dependent oxidoreductase, translating into MKIAIIGSGISGLYAAWKLSKVHDVTVFEKNNYFGGHTDTHQLNIDGEQVAVDSGFIVFNEHNYPLFCAMLKELGIQSQSSDMGFSVNNQVTGLQYNPSKKFSLLFRPQNFFNADFRVMLSDLFRFYAANKEIEVEQIDAQLSIDEYLNQHDYSEAFRQEHLYPMCGALWSCPVEQAGQIPYKFVVSFFQHHRMLQLKDRPSWLTVKGGSARYVRAIQAQSNMTFRKTGVLHVSRSANDVVIETVQGSERFDWVIFASHADDSLNLLKDPSAQELEVLGKFRYQDNRMVVHSDTHIMPKSRRQWASWHVHVTPSRASELTPFQHSGMHYGFSYWMNQLQNLNCKTQIFATLNPNFNLNPEKIWVERYYRHPVFDAAAIEAQQRWAEVNGQNRTSYCGAYWGWGFHEDGARSASWVVNQLLQQTEQAA
- a CDS encoding DUF1365 domain-containing protein, with translation MQMYPLAIAAAEIRHRRYLPQSHAFEAELSYLWFDPDQLATFTQKSWFWSSSRWNFLTLDERDFLNMEYGSIRQKVARLLIKHENYLLPHTASIRVLALPRTLGFRFNSVVFYLIFDATDQLIFVLSEITNTPWNERQVYIHDCRHNATEHAPYQSHQFDFKKAFHVSPFMPMSLDYRWRFSFSEQQNVIHMQLFEQEILQFDATMKFKLQAITLPSQQHRYAVLKVLEPFRMVSGIYLHALRLWKKKIPFYRHPKKEKGKT
- a CDS encoding SAM-dependent methyltransferase — translated: MTMKTLLMGEHTELPIVLRHMLKLRHGQLIFKGIWNGLVGENYSDLHAVIQVHDERLIDLLFRNGVLGAAEGFIRGYWSSEDLVNVIRILARNRDVLDRMNQNVVAKASQLVLKAWYKSRKNSIDGSRQNIAEHYDLSNDFFKLFLDSSMMYSSAVFKDPCMSLEQASDYKKELICQKLQLQPMDHLVEIGSGWGGFAIYAAQHYGCKVTTITISKAQYDEALARVAEAGLSHRVSVQLQDYRLLEGKYDKLVSIEMIEAVGEQYLPTYFRKCRELLKPNGLALIQAITIEDARYVKALNTVDYIKRYIFPGSFIPCISVMTQTASEQKLRLKHLEDIGQSYAQTLKCWRQRFLEQRDQVLQLGFDERFIRMWDFYLCYCEGGFREGVISDVHLLFEASAY